A window of the Pristiophorus japonicus isolate sPriJap1 chromosome 13, sPriJap1.hap1, whole genome shotgun sequence genome harbors these coding sequences:
- the LOC139278261 gene encoding tubulin polymerization-promoting protein family member 3-like isoform X4, whose amino-acid sequence MAEGGSVNMETLHESFKKFAAYGDTKASGNEMTGKNWAKLCKDCKIIDGKAVTSTDVDIVFSKVKAKTARIITFEEFKNALAELAPKRFKGRIKEEAIEAAYKLIAGKDPASIGVTKVMKAAAVDRLTDTSKYTGSHKERFDQGGKGKGKTGREDTIENTGYVGAYKGAGTYNEKAKEK is encoded by the exons ATGGCAGAAGGAGGTTCCGTTAACATGGAAACATTACACGAGTCATTTAAAAAATTTGCAGCATATGGAGACACCAAAGCGTCTGGGAACGAAATGACCGGGAAAAACTGGGCCAAGCTGTGCAAAGACTGTAAAATCATCGATGGCAAAGCAGTCACCTCAACTGATGTGGATATTGTCTTTTCAAAAGTGAA AGCCAAGACAGCTCGAATAATCACGTTTGAAGAGTTTAAAAATGCTTTGGCAGAGCTTGCTCCAAAAAGATTCAAAGGCAGAATTAAGGAGGAAGCAATTGAGGCAGCCTACAAGCTGATTGCAGGAAAAGACCCAGCAAGTATTGGTGTAACG AAAGTAATGAAGGCTGCTGCTGTCGACAGACTAACGGACACATCTAAGTATACCGGCTCCCATAAAGAACGCTTTGATCAAGGTGGCAAAGGCAAAGGGAAGACTGGTCGAGAGGATACGATAGAAAATACAGGCTATGTGGGTGCTTACAAAGGAGCTGGGACCTACAATGAAAAAGCAAAAGAGAAataa